One genomic segment of Pseudophryne corroboree isolate aPseCor3 chromosome 3 unlocalized genomic scaffold, aPseCor3.hap2 SUPER_3_unloc_19, whole genome shotgun sequence includes these proteins:
- the LOC134983586 gene encoding gastrula zinc finger protein XlCGF26.1-like isoform X1, whose protein sequence is MESSPGPSGEVPFRQRSCCLLHKSRWHKELLDHSEDGHCKRNTSKEHLCLSPDGESADDITQVSLGENSITPMINSMLHSSDMPSDPTYHEEISPDSVTSITALKVDNTFSCSIDKTYCTQITKPITHQRTKADENPLPCSECGKCFTHISSLVRHQRSHTGERPFPCPECGKCFTQKSHLVTHERSHTGERPFPCSECGKCFRNVSSLVRHERSHTGEKPFPCSECGKCFTQKSVLDIHQRHHTGERPFPCSECGRCFSLKSNLVRHERSHTGEKPFPCSECGKCFTLKSNLITHQRTHRGEKPFPCTECGKCFTQKSDLVTHQRSHTGEKPFPCSECGKCFTMKSNLVTHQRTHLGEKPFPCSECGKCFTQESDLVRHQRIHTGEKPFLCAECGKCFTVKSNLVKHQRSHTGEKPFPCSECGKCFTVKSNLVKHQRSHTGEKPFPCSECGKCFTNESGLVRHQRTHTGEKPFPCSVCGKYFAQKSDLVAHQRSHTAEKPFPCSECGKCFTLKSNLVRHQKTHTGEKPFSCSECGKCFLLKVQLDRHQRRHTGEKPFLCSICGKCFTVKSDLVIHQRRHTGERPFLCSECGKCFTLKSQLDRHKKCHR, encoded by the exons ATGGAATCTTCTCCTGGGCCATCTGGTGAAGTTCCGTTCAGACAACGCAGCTGTTGTCTCCTACATAaatcaaggtggcacaaggagttgCTAGACCATTCGGAAG ATGGACACTGCAAGAGGAATACCTCAAAGGAACATCTCTGTTTATCTCCAGATGGTGAAAGCGCAGATGACATCACACAAGTTTCTCTAGGAGAAAACTCTATTACTCCAATGATAAATTCCATGTTGCATAGTTCAGATATGCCATCTGATCCCACTTATCATGAAGAAATTTCCCCTGATAGTGTTACATCTATTACAGCTCTTAAAGTAGATAACACATTTTCCTGTTCTATAGATAAGACATATTGTACACAGATCACAAAGCCTATTACTCATCAGCGTACTAAGGCAGATGAGAACCcacttccatgttctgagtgtgggaaatgttttacacacatatcatctcttgttagacatcagagaagtcacacaggtgagaggccatttccatgtcctgagtgtgggaaatgttttacacagaaatcacatcttgttacacatgagagaagtcacacaggagaaaggccatttccatgttctgagtgtgggaaatgttttagaaacGTATCATCTCTTGTTAGacatgaaagaagtcacacaggtgagaaaccatttccatgttctgagtgtgggaaatgttttacacagaaatcagttcttgatatacatcagagacatcacacaggtgagaggccatttccatgttctgagtgtgggaggtGTTTTtcactgaaatcaaatcttgttagacatgagagaagtcacacaggtgagaaaccatttccatgttctgagtgtgggaaatgttttacactgaaatcaaatcttattacacatcagagaactcacagaggtgagaagccatttccatgtaccgagtgtgggaaatgttttacacagaaatcagatcttgttacacatcagagaagtcacacaggtgagaagccttttccatgctctgagtgtgggaaatgttttacaatgaaatcaaatcttgttacacatcagagaactcacttgggtgagaaaccatttccttgttctgagtgtgggaaatgttttacacaggaatcagatcttgttaggcatcagagaattcacacaggggagaaaccatttttatgtgctgagtgtgggaaatgttttacagtgaaatcaaatcttgttaaacatcagagaagtcacacaggtgagaaaccatttccttgttctgagtgtgggaaatgttttacagtgaaatcaaatcttgttaaacatcagagaagtcacacaggtgagaaaccatttccttgttctgagtgtgggaaatgttttacaaatgaATCCGgtcttgttagacatcaaagaactcacacaggtgagaaaccatttccatgttctgtgtgtgggaaatattttgcacagaaatcagatcttgttgcacatcagagaagtcacacagctgagaagccatttccatgttctgagtgtgggaaatgttttacactgaaatcaaatcttgttagacatcagaaaactcacacaggtgagaagccattttcatgttctgagtgtgggaaatgttttttactgAAAGTACAACTAGAtagacatcagagacgtcacacaggtgagaagccatttctgtgTTCtatatgtgggaaatgttttacagtgaaatcagatcttgttatacatcagagacgtcacacaggtgagagacccttTTTATGCTCCGAGTGTggcaaatgttttacactgaaatcacaacTAGATAGACATAAGAAAtgtcacagatga